The Neomonachus schauinslandi chromosome 4, ASM220157v2, whole genome shotgun sequence genome includes a region encoding these proteins:
- the SNIP1 gene encoding smad nuclear-interacting protein 1: MKEVKSERERGSRRRHRDGDVVAAAVVVKVKQERLSPEAAPPAHRRPDSSGGSASPPAGEPGRPGHRGNRARGGSRSPAKKKNKSSGRRSKSPRSKRSRSPHHSTVKVKQEREDHPRRGREERQHRESLGQEHRRARNSDHDRHRGHSHQRRSSNERPGSGQAQGRDRDIHNLQAQDAEREFYNARRRENRQKNEVSAGGNESQELVPRPGGNSKDKEAPAKEKPSFELSGALLEDTNTFRGVVIKYSEPPEARIPKKRWRLYPFKNDEVLPVMYIHRQSAYLLGRHRRIADIPIDHPSCSKQHAVFQYRLVEYTRADGTVGRRVRPYIIDLGSGNGTFLNNKRIEPQRYYELKEKDVLKFGFSSREYVLLHESSDTSEVDRKEDEDDEEEEEVSDS; encoded by the exons ATGAAGGAGGTAAAGAGCGAGCGGGAGCGGGGGAGCCGGCGGAGGCACCGCGACGGGGACgtggtggcggcggcggtggTGGTGAAGGTGAAGCAGGAGCGCCTCAGCCCGGAAGCCGCGCCTCCCGCCCACCGCCGCCCAGATTCCTCCGGCGGTAGCGCGTCCCCTCCGGCCGGCGAGCCGGGCCGCCCTGGTCACCGCGGGAACCGAGCCCGAGGAGGTAGCCG GTCCccagccaaaaagaaaaacaagtcctCAGGGAGAAGAAGCAAGTCTCCTCGGAGTAAGAGAAGCCGAAGTCCTCACCACTCAACAGTCAAAGTGAAACAG GAACGTGAGGATCATCCCCGGAGAGGACGGGAGGAACGGCAGCACCGGGAATCATTGGGCCAGGAACACAGGCGAGCTAGAAACAGTGACCACGACAGACACAGGGGCCATTCCCACCAGAGGAGAAGCTCTAATGAGAGGCCTGGGAGTGGGCAGGCTCAGGGACGGGACCGAGACATTCATAATCTACAGGCTCAGGACGCAGAGCGGGAGTTCTACAACGCCCGAAGACGGGAGAATCGCCAGAAGAACGAAGTTAGTGCTGGTGGTAATGAGTCTCAGGAGTTGGTTCCCCGACCTGGTGGCAACAGTAAAGACAAAGAGGCACCCGCTAAAGAAAAGCCAAGCTTTGAACTCTCTGGGGCACTTCTTGAGGACACCAACACCTTCCGGGGTGTCGTCATTAAGTATAGTGAGCCCCCAGAAGCACGTATCCCCAAAAAACGATGGCGCCTCTACCCCTTTAAAAATGACGAGGTGCTTCCTGTCATGTACATCCATCGGCAGAGCGCCTACCTCCTGGGCCGGCACCGCCGCATAGCGGACATCCCAATCGATCATCCCTCCTGCTCGAAACAGCACGCAGTCTTTCAGTATCG GCTTGTGGAATATACCCGTGCTGATGGGACAGTTGGCCGAAGGGTAAGGCCCTACATCATTGACCTTGGCTCAGGCAATGGAACATTCTTGAACAACAAGCGCATCGAGCCACAGAGATACTATGAACTAAAGGAAAAGGATGTACTTAAATTTGGGTTCAGCAGCAGAGAGTATGTCCTGCTTCACGAGTCCTCCGACACCTCTGAAGTAGACAGGAAAGAAGATGAGGatgacgaggaggaggaggaagtatCTGACAGCTAG